In Bradyrhizobium sp. 1(2017), one DNA window encodes the following:
- a CDS encoding Zn-ribbon domain-containing OB-fold protein, with amino-acid sequence MAEPQRARPKPTPETQHFWDGTQAGELRLQRCDACAHVYFPPRPFCPSCASRKVSVFKASGKGFLYSYVINHRPAAPGFTPPYAIAVVELAEGPRMMSNIIDCPQTPEALELDMKLEVAFEKLDDKITLPVFRPEKG; translated from the coding sequence ATGGCCGAACCGCAGCGCGCGCGACCGAAACCGACGCCGGAGACCCAGCATTTCTGGGACGGTACGCAGGCGGGTGAACTGCGCCTGCAACGCTGCGACGCCTGCGCGCATGTCTACTTCCCGCCGCGCCCGTTCTGCCCGTCCTGCGCCTCGCGCAAGGTCTCCGTCTTCAAGGCCAGCGGCAAGGGCTTCCTCTACAGCTATGTGATCAACCACCGCCCTGCCGCGCCGGGCTTCACGCCGCCCTACGCGATCGCTGTGGTCGAGCTCGCCGAAGGACCGCGGATGATGAGCAACATCATCGACTGTCCGCAGACGCCGGAGGCCCTCGAGCTCGACATGAAGCTCGAAGTCGCCTTCGAGAAACTCGACGACAAGATCACCCTCCCCGTCTTCCGTCCGGAGAAGGGATAA
- a CDS encoding cytochrome b, whose translation MTDTSGSQPEVYDRTTITLHWATAILVAIQFLIGRTTNLLQRGPLRVDIWSVHVLLGFAFAGVVIVGLLWRATRGRRLPPINRGVLHVAAVAMHRLLDLLLVSMVVLGITNVFAHGFPLFNILHFPKLGSDEFMRSVNAWHGLIANIIVAVVLLHSAAALFHRYVVKDGVLRRMWPTLTER comes from the coding sequence GTGACCGACACATCTGGAAGTCAGCCGGAAGTCTATGACCGCACGACGATCACCCTGCACTGGGCCACCGCAATTCTCGTTGCGATCCAATTTCTGATCGGCAGGACAACCAACCTTCTGCAGCGTGGCCCGCTTCGGGTCGACATCTGGTCCGTGCATGTCCTGCTTGGTTTTGCGTTCGCAGGCGTGGTGATCGTAGGACTGTTGTGGCGCGCCACGCGCGGCCGTCGATTGCCGCCGATCAACCGCGGCGTCCTCCACGTGGCGGCAGTGGCAATGCACCGGTTGCTCGATCTACTGCTCGTGAGCATGGTCGTACTGGGCATCACCAATGTGTTTGCGCACGGTTTCCCACTGTTCAACATTCTGCACTTCCCGAAACTCGGCAGTGACGAATTCATGCGCAGCGTCAATGCGTGGCACGGATTGATCGCAAATATCATCGTCGCTGTGGTCCTGCTTCATTCCGCGGCCGCGCTTTTCCATCGCTATGTGGTCAAGGACGGTGTTTTGCGCAGGATGTGGCCAACCCTGACTGAGCGATGA
- a CDS encoding isocitrate lyase/PEP mutase family protein, which yields MTSKTLKKLLEEKPFVSCPGVFDLVSAKLADRTKADALYMTGYGVVASYLGLPDAGLATYSQMLDRVQAIAQTVRKPLIADGDTGYGGLLNVHHTVRGYEKAGAAAIQLEDQQSPKKCGHTPNRHVISVKEMVNKLTVANDARSSKDFLIIARTDARTQLGIDEAIRRGEAYAKAGADIIFIESPESEAEMRKIGAALDVPLVSNQLHGGRTPILSQDKLREIGYRMAIYPTAGLLATAHALNNVYSALAEDKPVQEPLYDFNAFSSLIGFEEVWAFEKKYASLESD from the coding sequence ATGACATCCAAAACCCTGAAAAAGCTGCTCGAGGAAAAGCCTTTTGTCAGCTGTCCCGGCGTCTTCGACCTGGTTTCCGCGAAGCTCGCCGATCGCACCAAGGCCGACGCGCTTTACATGACGGGCTATGGGGTCGTGGCGTCCTACCTCGGACTGCCTGATGCGGGCCTGGCGACCTATTCGCAGATGCTGGATCGCGTCCAAGCTATCGCCCAAACCGTGCGCAAGCCGCTGATCGCCGATGGCGATACCGGTTACGGTGGTCTGCTGAATGTTCATCATACGGTCCGCGGTTACGAGAAGGCGGGAGCCGCAGCGATCCAGCTTGAAGATCAGCAGAGCCCCAAGAAATGCGGGCACACGCCGAACCGGCACGTGATATCTGTCAAGGAGATGGTCAACAAGTTGACCGTCGCGAACGATGCGCGCTCGTCGAAAGATTTCCTGATCATCGCCCGCACGGATGCTCGCACCCAACTCGGTATCGATGAGGCGATCCGGCGTGGCGAAGCCTATGCCAAGGCCGGGGCCGACATTATTTTCATCGAGAGCCCGGAATCGGAAGCAGAGATGCGAAAGATCGGAGCGGCCTTGGACGTGCCGCTGGTCTCGAACCAACTACACGGGGGCCGGACCCCCATTCTCAGCCAGGATAAACTGAGGGAAATCGGTTACCGGATGGCGATCTATCCGACGGCGGGCCTGCTTGCGACCGCTCATGCCCTGAACAACGTTTATAGTGCGCTGGCCGAAGACAAGCCGGTGCAGGAGCCGCTCTACGACTTCAACGCATTCAGCTCGTTGATCGGGTTTGAGGAGGTCTGGGCTTTCGAAAAGAAGTATGCCTCGCTGGAATCGGATTGA
- a CDS encoding thiolase C-terminal domain-containing protein, which yields MRKNQVAVVGAAETTELGVIPNASQLQLHADAALNAIADAGLKLSDIDGFATAVETPQQVCHYLGIKPTWVDGTSVGGCSFMLHVRHAAAAIEAGLCKTVLITHAESGKSMIGKLPRSTPADSLNGQFEAPYGVYGPPSMFPIPVLRFMKTYGITHEQLASVAVVQREWAAKNPRAMMKDPITVADVLNSRMIAYPFRLLQCCLVTDGGGALILTSADRAKDFPRKPVYIMGTGESVETPMVSQMETFNSSRAFKTAGPLAFKEAGIAHKDVDHLMIYDAFAHLPLFGLGDLGFMPYEETGRFIADGNTRPGAKLPLNTNGGGLSYMHSGMYGMYALQESVRQMRGIAPAQVPNAKISVCHGVGGMFAASGTIVFTNER from the coding sequence ATGCGTAAGAACCAGGTTGCCGTCGTCGGCGCGGCCGAGACCACCGAACTCGGCGTCATCCCCAACGCCTCGCAGCTTCAGCTCCACGCCGATGCGGCCCTCAATGCCATCGCCGATGCCGGGCTGAAGCTCTCGGACATCGACGGCTTTGCCACCGCGGTCGAAACGCCGCAGCAGGTCTGCCATTATCTCGGCATCAAGCCGACCTGGGTCGACGGCACCTCGGTCGGCGGCTGCTCGTTCATGCTGCACGTCCGCCACGCCGCCGCGGCGATCGAGGCGGGCCTGTGCAAGACCGTGCTGATCACCCATGCCGAGAGCGGCAAGTCGATGATCGGCAAGCTGCCGCGCTCGACGCCGGCCGACAGCCTCAACGGCCAGTTCGAGGCGCCCTATGGCGTCTACGGCCCGCCCAGCATGTTCCCGATTCCCGTGCTGCGCTTCATGAAGACCTATGGCATCACGCACGAGCAGCTTGCCTCGGTGGCGGTGGTGCAGCGGGAATGGGCGGCGAAAAATCCGCGCGCGATGATGAAGGACCCAATCACGGTCGCCGACGTGCTCAACTCGCGCATGATCGCCTATCCATTCCGCCTCCTGCAGTGCTGCCTCGTCACCGACGGCGGCGGCGCGCTGATCCTGACCTCGGCGGACCGTGCCAAGGATTTTCCCAGGAAGCCCGTCTACATCATGGGCACTGGCGAAAGCGTGGAGACGCCGATGGTCAGCCAGATGGAGACCTTCAATTCCTCGCGCGCGTTCAAGACCGCCGGCCCTCTCGCCTTCAAGGAGGCCGGCATCGCGCACAAGGACGTTGATCATCTCATGATCTACGACGCCTTCGCGCATCTGCCGCTGTTCGGCCTCGGTGACCTCGGCTTCATGCCTTACGAAGAGACCGGCCGATTCATCGCCGACGGCAACACGCGGCCCGGGGCCAAGCTGCCACTCAACACCAATGGCGGCGGATTGAGCTATATGCACTCCGGCATGTACGGCATGTACGCACTCCAGGAAAGCGTGCGCCAGATGCGCGGCATCGCGCCGGCGCAAGTGCCGAATGCCAAGATTTCGGTGTGCCACGGCGTCGGCGGCATGTTCGCGGCGTCGGGAACGATCGTGTTTACGAACGAGAGGTAG
- a CDS encoding DUF2848 domain-containing protein: protein MFDLTFTVDAQDTTTPLTLAIDQMVIAGWTGRDPVARDKHIAELQEMGIAPPASTPIYYRASARRLTQEDSIECTGGASSGEVEFVLIGWQGRIFVGCGSDHTDRKVEAYSVTVSKQMCDKPVASTLWELEDVIGHWDRMILRSYATIKGERVLYQEGTLDAMLPVADLIARGFPDGKLPDGCAMFGGTFAAKGGIRSADRFDFELEDPVLKRTIRHGYDVTTLPVRG, encoded by the coding sequence GTGTTTGACCTGACTTTCACCGTCGACGCCCAGGACACCACAACGCCGCTGACGCTGGCGATCGACCAGATGGTCATCGCCGGCTGGACCGGCCGCGACCCCGTCGCGCGTGACAAGCACATCGCGGAATTACAGGAGATGGGCATCGCTCCGCCGGCCTCGACGCCGATCTACTACCGCGCCTCGGCACGGCGGCTGACCCAGGAAGACAGCATCGAATGCACCGGCGGCGCTTCCTCCGGCGAGGTCGAGTTCGTGCTGATCGGCTGGCAGGGCCGCATATTCGTCGGCTGCGGCTCCGATCACACCGACCGCAAGGTCGAGGCCTACAGCGTCACCGTGTCCAAGCAGATGTGCGACAAGCCGGTCGCCTCCACCCTGTGGGAGCTCGAAGACGTCATCGGTCATTGGGACAGGATGATCCTGCGCTCTTACGCCACCATCAAGGGCGAACGGGTGCTCTACCAGGAGGGCACGCTGGATGCGATGCTGCCGGTGGCCGACCTCATCGCGCGCGGCTTTCCCGATGGGAAACTGCCCGACGGCTGCGCCATGTTCGGCGGCACTTTCGCCGCCAAGGGCGGCATCCGTTCCGCCGATCGCTTCGACTTTGAGCTGGAAGACCCCGTGCTGAAGCGCACGATCAGGCACGGCTATGACGTGACGACGCTGCCGGTGCGGGGCTAG
- the ppc gene encoding phosphoenolpyruvate carboxylase: protein MSLQTIPSDATEHRPNRPEDVQATEAETRLRDDIRLLGRILGDTVRDQEGADVFDLVERIRQTSIRFHRDEDRLARRELEQILDSMSTSETVRIVRAFSYFSHLANIAEDQNNIRQMRARGAAQSGGASGVLAETLAHAKAAGIGADALRTFFKSAMVSPVLTAHPTEVRRKSTMDREMEVAALLDRRERVALTAEEAAASDEQLRREVLTLWQTNLLRRTKLTVLDEVSNGLAFYDYTFLREVPRLVNALEDRLEEGGEAAAGELASFLRMGSWIGGDRDGNPFVTADVMRGTLRLQSSRVMQFYLNELHVLGSELSIAAHLADVSEELRTLAERSPDTSPHRSGEPYRLAVSGIYARLTATAEKLEVEITRRPVGKGKPYESVRELQADLDVLHRSLISNNARVIARGRLRLLRRAVDCFGFHLARLDIRQNSAVHERTIAELMDAANPGMSYLALGEDARISLLTNELRSTRALVSPFVKYSDETMGELNVFHAAAEAHAKFGSDAIPQCIISMCKGMSDMLEVAVLLKEVGLVHPSGRGAINIVPLFETIEDLQASSGIMDRMLSLHDYRRLVDSRGSVQEVMLGYSDSNKDGGFVTSGWELYKAEIGLVDVFERHGVRLRLFHGRGGSVGRGGGPSYDAIIAQPGGAVNGQIRITEQGEIISSKYSNAEVGRNNLEILAAATLEASLLHPRQSAPRREYLSAMDELSNLAFKAYRGLVYETDGFVDYFWSSTVINEIATLNIGSRPASRKKTRAIEDLRAIPWVFSWAQCRLMLPGWYGFGSAVEQWIAEHPQQGMPFLKELYREWPFFRMLLSNMDMVLAKSSIAIASRYAELVPDEALREQIFGRIRREWHSCIETLLDIMGQDRLLQGNPLLERSVRHRFPYLDPLNHVQVELLKEHRAQNPDEQVLRGIQLTINGISAGLRNTG, encoded by the coding sequence ATGTCCCTCCAGACCATACCATCCGACGCCACCGAGCATCGCCCCAACCGTCCCGAGGACGTTCAGGCCACGGAAGCGGAGACGCGGCTGCGGGACGACATCCGCCTGCTCGGGCGTATCCTCGGCGACACCGTGCGCGACCAGGAGGGCGCCGATGTCTTTGACCTGGTCGAGCGCATCCGCCAGACCTCGATCCGGTTCCACCGCGACGAGGACCGGCTCGCCCGCCGCGAGCTCGAGCAGATCCTCGACAGCATGTCGACCTCCGAGACGGTGCGGATCGTCCGCGCCTTCAGCTATTTCTCCCACCTCGCCAACATCGCCGAGGACCAGAACAACATCCGCCAGATGCGCGCCCGCGGCGCCGCCCAGAGTGGCGGCGCTTCCGGCGTGCTGGCGGAAACGCTTGCCCACGCCAAGGCGGCGGGCATCGGCGCCGACGCACTTCGCACCTTCTTCAAGTCCGCGATGGTCAGCCCGGTGCTGACCGCACACCCGACCGAGGTCCGCCGCAAGAGCACCATGGACCGCGAGATGGAGGTCGCAGCCCTGCTCGACCGCCGCGAGCGGGTCGCGCTGACAGCGGAGGAGGCCGCCGCGAGCGACGAGCAGCTTCGCCGCGAGGTGCTGACGCTGTGGCAGACCAACCTCCTGCGCCGGACCAAGCTCACCGTGCTCGACGAGGTCTCCAACGGCCTGGCCTTCTACGACTACACCTTCCTGCGCGAGGTGCCGCGGCTGGTCAACGCGCTGGAAGACCGGCTGGAAGAAGGCGGCGAGGCGGCGGCGGGCGAGCTCGCCTCGTTCCTGCGCATGGGAAGCTGGATCGGCGGCGATCGCGACGGCAATCCCTTCGTCACCGCCGACGTCATGCGCGGCACGCTGCGGCTGCAGTCGAGCCGCGTCATGCAGTTCTATCTGAACGAGCTGCACGTGCTCGGCTCCGAGCTGTCGATCGCGGCCCATCTCGCCGACGTCTCCGAGGAGCTGCGCACGTTGGCGGAGCGCTCGCCGGACACTTCGCCGCATCGAAGCGGCGAGCCCTATCGCCTGGCGGTCTCCGGCATCTATGCGCGCCTCACCGCGACGGCCGAAAAGCTCGAGGTCGAGATCACCCGACGGCCGGTCGGCAAGGGCAAGCCTTATGAGAGCGTCAGGGAGCTGCAGGCCGATCTCGACGTGCTGCACCGGTCGCTGATCTCCAACAATGCCCGCGTCATCGCCCGCGGCCGGCTGCGGCTGCTTCGCCGTGCGGTGGACTGCTTCGGCTTCCACCTCGCGCGGCTCGACATCCGCCAGAATTCGGCCGTGCACGAGCGCACCATCGCCGAGCTGATGGACGCCGCGAACCCCGGCATGTCCTATCTCGCGCTCGGCGAGGACGCCCGCATCTCGCTGCTCACCAACGAGCTGCGCTCGACGCGCGCGCTGGTGTCGCCCTTCGTCAAATACAGCGACGAGACCATGGGCGAGCTCAACGTCTTCCATGCCGCAGCCGAAGCGCATGCGAAATTCGGCTCGGACGCCATCCCTCAATGCATCATCTCGATGTGCAAGGGCATGTCCGACATGCTCGAGGTCGCGGTGCTCTTGAAGGAGGTCGGCCTCGTCCATCCCTCCGGGCGCGGCGCCATCAACATCGTGCCGCTGTTCGAGACCATCGAGGATCTGCAGGCATCATCCGGCATCATGGACCGCATGCTCTCGCTGCACGATTACCGCCGCCTCGTCGACAGCCGCGGCAGCGTGCAGGAGGTCATGCTCGGCTATTCCGACTCGAACAAGGACGGCGGTTTCGTCACCTCGGGCTGGGAGCTCTACAAGGCCGAGATCGGCCTCGTCGACGTGTTCGAGCGCCACGGCGTGCGGCTGCGCCTGTTCCACGGCCGCGGCGGCTCCGTGGGCCGCGGCGGCGGCCCGAGCTATGACGCCATCATCGCCCAGCCCGGCGGCGCCGTGAACGGCCAGATCCGTATCACCGAGCAGGGCGAGATCATCTCGTCGAAATATTCCAACGCCGAGGTCGGCCGCAACAATCTGGAGATCCTCGCCGCCGCAACGCTCGAAGCAAGTCTCCTGCATCCGCGGCAGAGCGCGCCGCGCCGCGAATATCTGAGCGCGATGGACGAATTGTCGAACCTCGCCTTCAAGGCCTATCGCGGCCTGGTCTACGAGACCGACGGCTTCGTCGATTATTTCTGGTCGTCGACCGTCATCAACGAGATCGCGACGCTCAACATCGGCAGCCGCCCGGCCTCGCGCAAGAAGACGCGTGCGATCGAGGATCTTCGCGCGATTCCCTGGGTGTTCTCCTGGGCGCAATGCCGATTGATGTTGCCGGGCTGGTACGGCTTCGGCAGCGCGGTCGAGCAGTGGATCGCGGAGCATCCGCAACAGGGCATGCCGTTCCTGAAAGAGCTCTACAGGGAATGGCCGTTCTTCCGCATGCTGCTGTCGAACATGGACATGGTGCTGGCCAAAAGCTCGATCGCGATCGCCTCGCGCTATGCCGAGCTCGTGCCGGACGAAGCCCTGCGCGAGCAAATCTTCGGCCGCATCCGGCGCGAATGGCATTCCTGCATCGAGACGCTGCTCGACATCATGGGCCAGGACCGGTTGCTTCAGGGCAACCCGCTGCTGGAGCGGTCCGTGCGCCACCGCTTCCCCTATCTCGACCCGCTCAACCACGTGCAGGTCGAGCTCTTGAAGGAGCATCGCGCGCAGAACCCGGACGAGCAGGTGCTGCGCGGGATTCAGCTCACGATCAACGGGATTTCGGCAGGGTTGAGGAATACGGGGTAA
- a CDS encoding amidase yields MPDFPTLAKLAEDLESGRTTSRKLVEACIARIADPAGEGQRAFIHVDKDAALAAADAMDGLRKVKAAPSRYAGIPISIKDLFDIKGQTTRAGSRALDDSDPAEHDAAAVARLRHAGFVVIGRTNMTEFAYSGIGINPHYGTPKGAWNRAEGHVPGGSSSGAAVSVLDGMAHGALGTDTGGSCRIPAAFNGIVGYKPTQRRVPLDGSVPLSFSLDSIGPLARSVSCCAILDAVLANEPIVPLKPRPVKGMRLAVPTTIALDDLDAQVSATFERALKSLADHGAIIERIEMAEFHDIGPMNAKGGFAASESYAWHRYLITAKGDIYDPRVFVRIMRGEAQSAADYIDLLNERRSLIARVNARIAPYDALVLPTTANTPPKISDLADDKAFTTQNLRALRNCTLINMIDGCAISLPCHREGDVPVGLMLAGAGGTDRRIFELAAGMEAVIRV; encoded by the coding sequence ATGCCCGATTTTCCGACGCTGGCGAAGCTCGCCGAAGACCTTGAAAGCGGCCGCACGACCTCCCGCAAGCTGGTCGAGGCCTGCATTGCCAGGATCGCCGATCCCGCCGGTGAGGGCCAACGCGCCTTCATCCACGTCGACAAGGATGCCGCGCTCGCGGCGGCGGATGCGATGGACGGCTTGCGCAAGGTGAAGGCGGCGCCATCGCGCTATGCCGGCATCCCGATCTCGATCAAGGATCTCTTCGATATCAAGGGGCAGACGACGCGGGCCGGCTCCCGTGCGCTCGACGATTCCGATCCGGCGGAACACGATGCGGCGGCGGTTGCGCGGCTGCGCCACGCCGGCTTCGTCGTGATCGGGCGGACCAACATGACCGAGTTCGCCTATTCCGGCATCGGCATCAATCCGCATTACGGCACGCCGAAGGGCGCCTGGAACCGGGCCGAAGGCCACGTGCCGGGTGGCTCGTCCTCGGGTGCGGCGGTGTCCGTGCTCGACGGCATGGCGCATGGCGCGCTTGGCACCGACACCGGCGGCTCCTGCCGAATTCCGGCCGCCTTCAACGGCATCGTCGGCTACAAGCCGACGCAGCGCCGCGTGCCGCTCGACGGCTCGGTGCCGCTGTCGTTCTCGCTCGACAGCATCGGGCCGCTGGCGCGATCGGTCAGCTGCTGTGCCATTCTCGATGCGGTGCTCGCGAACGAGCCGATCGTTCCACTCAAGCCTCGCCCCGTGAAAGGCATGCGGCTCGCGGTACCCACCACGATCGCGCTGGACGACCTTGATGCACAGGTTTCGGCGACCTTCGAGCGCGCGCTGAAATCACTTGCCGATCACGGCGCCATCATCGAGCGCATCGAGATGGCCGAATTCCACGACATCGGCCCGATGAATGCCAAGGGCGGCTTTGCCGCCTCCGAAAGTTACGCCTGGCATCGCTATCTCATCACGGCCAAGGGCGACATCTACGATCCCAGGGTCTTCGTGCGCATCATGCGCGGCGAGGCGCAGAGCGCGGCCGACTACATCGACCTCCTCAACGAGCGCCGCTCGCTGATCGCCCGCGTCAACGCGCGGATCGCGCCCTATGACGCGCTGGTGCTGCCGACCACCGCCAACACGCCGCCGAAGATTTCCGATCTCGCGGATGACAAGGCGTTCACCACCCAGAACCTGCGCGCGCTGCGCAACTGCACCCTGATCAACATGATCGACGGTTGCGCCATATCGCTGCCCTGTCATCGCGAGGGCGACGTTCCCGTCGGCCTGATGCTGGCGGGCGCGGGCGGGACCGACCGTCGTATCTTCGAGCTTGCTGCCGGCATGGAGGCCGTGATCCGTGTTTGA
- a CDS encoding SMP-30/gluconolactonase/LRE family protein: MARILTNHDDTSASNGLGRRTLLKGTAALAAASVLASRANARDFGANAEPQRYPDPDIVAIDPKRFKAKVGNTAIKRLYTGCLWAEGPAWNAQGQYLVWSDIPANRQLRYLDDDGHISEQFHKPSNEANGNSFDTEGRQLSAERTRLVRYEHDGSVTTLAEQANGKPLNGPNDMVVHPNDKAIWFTDPGYGAISIYEGKLAKTGSLQPHQKEAVYRLDTQTGQVAKVADEPFKPNGLAFSHDYKKLYVCDTGITHYPEAKNVVWSYDIDGAKLSNPKKLIDMTLNGKSGFPDGLRVDTEGNIWVGAGWVGPGYDGVQVFAPDDGARIGQILLPETCANVCFGGKKRNRLFMTASQSLYAVYVETQGAHFC, translated from the coding sequence ATGGCAAGAATACTGACCAACCACGACGACACCTCTGCAAGCAACGGCCTTGGGCGCCGTACACTCCTCAAGGGCACGGCGGCGCTCGCCGCCGCCAGTGTCCTGGCGTCACGGGCCAATGCCCGCGACTTCGGTGCCAATGCCGAGCCGCAGCGCTATCCCGATCCCGACATCGTTGCCATCGACCCCAAGCGCTTCAAGGCCAAGGTCGGCAACACCGCGATCAAGCGGCTCTACACCGGCTGCTTGTGGGCGGAGGGGCCTGCTTGGAATGCGCAGGGACAATATCTCGTCTGGAGCGACATCCCCGCCAACCGGCAGTTGCGCTATCTCGACGATGACGGCCACATCTCCGAGCAATTCCACAAGCCGTCGAACGAAGCCAACGGCAATTCCTTCGACACCGAAGGACGCCAGCTGTCCGCCGAACGCACGCGCCTCGTCCGCTACGAGCACGACGGCTCGGTGACGACGCTGGCAGAGCAAGCCAATGGCAAGCCGCTCAACGGCCCGAACGACATGGTCGTGCATCCCAACGACAAGGCGATCTGGTTCACCGACCCTGGCTATGGCGCGATCAGCATCTATGAAGGCAAGCTCGCCAAGACCGGCTCGCTGCAGCCGCATCAAAAGGAAGCCGTCTATCGCCTGGACACCCAGACCGGGCAAGTCGCGAAGGTCGCGGACGAGCCGTTCAAGCCGAACGGCCTCGCCTTCAGCCACGACTACAAGAAGCTCTATGTCTGCGACACCGGCATCACGCATTATCCGGAAGCCAAGAACGTGGTGTGGTCCTATGACATCGACGGGGCGAAGCTGTCGAACCCGAAGAAGCTCATCGACATGACGCTCAACGGCAAATCAGGCTTCCCCGACGGCCTGCGCGTCGACACCGAAGGCAACATCTGGGTCGGCGCCGGCTGGGTCGGTCCCGGCTATGACGGCGTGCAGGTGTTCGCGCCGGACGACGGCGCGCGCATCGGCCAGATCCTGCTGCCGGAGACGTGCGCCAATGTCTGCTTCGGCGGCAAGAAGCGCAACCGCCTGTTCATGACCGCGAGCCAGTCGCTGTATGCGGTCTATGTGGAGACGCAGGGCGCGCATTTCTGTTGA
- a CDS encoding SDR family NAD(P)-dependent oxidoreductase, translating into MTKSLQDKVIIVTGAGRGIGREIALLCAAEGAKVVVNDPGGAADGAGANAAPAEEVVEEIKKRGGTAVANFESVAEAIPASKIVKTATDHFGRLDGVVNNAGILRDMIFHKMSVEAFEAVIKVHLMGSFYVSHAAARIFREQESGSFVHFTSTSGLIGNFGQANYAAAKLGIVGLSKSIALDMGRFNVRSNCVSPFAWTRMIGTIPTETEAEKARVEKIKQMGPEKIAPLCGYLLGDSAKDVTGQIFGVRMNEIFLFSQNRPIRSVQRNEGWTPQSIAEHGMPALKGSFYKLDRSADIFTWDPV; encoded by the coding sequence ATGACAAAATCACTGCAAGACAAGGTCATCATCGTCACCGGCGCAGGCCGCGGCATCGGGCGCGAGATCGCGCTGCTCTGCGCGGCCGAAGGCGCCAAGGTCGTCGTCAACGATCCCGGTGGCGCTGCCGACGGCGCCGGCGCGAACGCAGCGCCCGCCGAGGAGGTGGTCGAGGAGATCAAGAAGCGCGGTGGCACGGCGGTCGCGAACTTCGAATCGGTGGCGGAGGCGATCCCCGCCAGCAAGATCGTGAAGACCGCGACCGATCATTTCGGCCGGCTCGACGGCGTGGTCAACAATGCCGGCATCCTGCGCGACATGATCTTCCACAAGATGAGCGTGGAAGCCTTCGAAGCCGTCATCAAGGTGCATTTGATGGGCTCGTTCTACGTCAGCCACGCCGCGGCGCGGATTTTCCGCGAGCAGGAGTCGGGCTCCTTCGTGCACTTCACCTCGACCTCGGGCCTGATCGGCAATTTCGGCCAGGCCAATTACGCCGCCGCCAAGCTCGGCATCGTCGGGCTCTCCAAATCCATTGCGCTCGACATGGGCCGCTTCAACGTCCGCTCCAACTGCGTCTCGCCGTTCGCCTGGACCCGCATGATCGGCACCATCCCGACCGAGACCGAAGCCGAGAAGGCGCGCGTCGAGAAGATCAAGCAGATGGGACCTGAGAAGATCGCTCCGCTCTGCGGCTACCTGCTCGGCGATTCCGCCAAGGACGTCACCGGACAGATCTTCGGCGTGCGCATGAACGAGATCTTCCTGTTCAGCCAGAACCGTCCGATCCGCTCGGTGCAGCGGAACGAAGGCTGGACGCCGCAGTCGATCGCGGAGCACGGCATGCCGGCGCTGAAAGGCTCGTTCTACAAGCTCGACCGCTCCGCCGACATCTTCACCTGGGATCCCGTGTAA
- a CDS encoding MarR family winged helix-turn-helix transcriptional regulator, whose translation MRIQRRNRDITQLRRQLMDASRRLRQEASANDRSWARLLVLGAIDRHGGSATPSVLAADEGMRSSNLAAALRSLEARKLIVRTPDTKDRRKVRLRLSSAGQRFLDDHRVRGERWLTEAMDACLTAGERSDLIKAGALLDRITAYSKAAMRRNRR comes from the coding sequence ATGAGAATTCAACGTCGAAACCGCGACATCACGCAATTGCGAAGGCAGTTGATGGATGCCTCTCGCCGGCTACGCCAAGAAGCCTCCGCGAACGATCGATCCTGGGCGAGGTTGCTGGTGCTGGGTGCGATCGACCGCCACGGTGGATCGGCCACACCTTCGGTGCTCGCGGCCGACGAAGGCATGCGCTCTTCGAATCTCGCCGCAGCTCTGCGCTCCCTCGAAGCGCGCAAGCTGATCGTGCGTACGCCGGACACCAAGGACCGGCGCAAGGTCAGGCTCCGGCTGAGTTCAGCCGGGCAGCGATTTCTCGATGACCACCGCGTCCGCGGCGAGCGCTGGCTCACCGAAGCCATGGATGCATGCCTCACAGCCGGCGAGCGCTCGGACCTGATCAAAGCCGGGGCCTTGCTCGACCGCATCACGGCTTATTCCAAAGCGGCAATGCGGCGAAACCGACGGTGA